A single Bacillus sp. HMF5848 DNA region contains:
- a CDS encoding DUF350 domain-containing protein produces MASFWHNPYVETAAYYSVVVLSIIVFLSIFEVVTRYNNWEEIQKGNLAVAMATGGKIFGLAIIFHFSIQHHDSLITMLIWGIFGFILLMTGYFIFEFLTPKFNIDLEISKDNRAVGLISMLISIGLSFVIGATIV; encoded by the coding sequence ATGGCTAGCTTTTGGCATAATCCATATGTAGAGACAGCGGCTTATTATAGTGTTGTTGTACTTAGCATTATTGTTTTTTTATCAATTTTTGAGGTAGTGACTAGGTATAATAACTGGGAAGAGATTCAAAAAGGAAATTTGGCAGTTGCAATGGCTACAGGTGGGAAAATTTTTGGGCTAGCTATTATTTTTCACTTTTCTATACAACACCATGACTCCTTAATAACAATGCTTATATGGGGAATATTTGGTTTTATCTTATTAATGACTGGATATTTTATTTTTGAATTTTTAACACCAAAATTTAATATTGATCTTGAAATTTCAAAAGATAATCGAGCAGTAGGTCTTATCTCCATGTTGATTTCGATTGGATTATCATTTGTTATTGGAGCAACTATTGTTTAA
- a CDS encoding endonuclease MutS2 produces MQKRALKVLEYDKVIEQLSQHVSSSLGREKATNLMPSSSYEDVMRWQLETDEAAKVLRLKGQFPLGGITDIRPHIKRASIGGMLSPNELLHIAGTVYASRQIKQFVEEMVDAEIDIPIIEEYADQLNPPSQLEQNINHCIDEYGGVMDGASDKLRSIRQQLRTAESRIREKLESMVRSSQATKMLSDAIITIRNDRYVLPVKQEYRSAYGGIVHDQSSSGATLFIEPQVIVDLNNTLQEARVREKQEIERILIELSEQVAEHVDVLRENVLLLTEFDFMFAKAAYAKKIKATKPKINNYGHIKVFKARHPLLEPKEVVPNDIEIGGEEFSTIVITGPNTGGKTVTLKTAGLFTLMAQAGLQIPAEDGSEMTVFDNVYADIGDEQSIEQSLSTFSSHMVNIVDILKQASSDSLVLFDELGAGTDPQEGAALAISILDEVHNRGARVIATTHYPELKAYGYNRDGVINASVEFDIESLRPTYRLLIGVPGRSNAFEISRRLGLGDHVINRAKGLIDTDTNTVENMIAALEDNRRKAEEELQEAETIRKQAEELHRELQQQIIELNENRNKLLEKAEKKAKNAVEEAQAEAESIIKELKRMRSHAQIKEHELIDARKRLESAAPTLSKKIPKSPSPAQQKRTLTAGDEVKVLSFNQKGHLIEKVNDREWQVQMGIMKMKVKEKDMEFISSPTPVETKPLAAVKGKQYHVSLELDLRGERYEDALLKVEKYIDDALLAGYPRVSIIHGKGTGALRKGVREYLEQHRSVKGIRYGEAGEGGTGVTIVEFK; encoded by the coding sequence TTGCAAAAGAGAGCTTTAAAAGTATTAGAATATGATAAAGTTATTGAACAGCTATCACAACACGTTTCTTCGTCTCTTGGAAGAGAGAAAGCAACGAATCTAATGCCATCTTCAAGCTATGAAGATGTCATGCGTTGGCAGCTAGAGACAGATGAAGCAGCGAAAGTGTTACGATTGAAGGGACAGTTTCCGTTAGGTGGTATAACTGATATTCGTCCCCATATTAAGAGAGCAAGTATAGGCGGTATGCTCTCACCAAACGAGTTGTTACATATTGCAGGGACTGTGTATGCGAGCCGGCAAATAAAACAGTTTGTTGAAGAAATGGTAGATGCGGAGATAGACATTCCTATAATTGAGGAGTATGCTGACCAGCTTAATCCACCATCTCAGCTTGAGCAAAATATTAATCATTGCATAGATGAATACGGTGGCGTTATGGATGGTGCTAGTGATAAATTGCGGTCCATTCGCCAGCAATTACGAACAGCAGAGTCACGTATACGCGAAAAATTAGAAAGCATGGTTCGTTCATCGCAAGCAACAAAAATGCTTTCTGATGCAATTATTACGATACGAAATGACCGCTATGTACTTCCTGTTAAACAAGAGTACCGTAGTGCATATGGAGGAATTGTACACGACCAATCATCTTCTGGAGCTACGTTATTCATAGAGCCACAAGTGATTGTGGATTTAAACAATACGTTGCAGGAAGCGCGTGTTCGCGAGAAACAAGAAATTGAACGAATCTTAATAGAATTGTCTGAACAAGTAGCTGAGCACGTTGATGTATTAAGAGAAAATGTACTTTTGCTAACTGAATTTGACTTTATGTTTGCGAAAGCAGCGTATGCCAAGAAAATAAAAGCCACAAAGCCAAAAATAAATAATTATGGCCATATAAAAGTGTTTAAAGCTCGTCACCCACTTCTTGAACCAAAGGAAGTTGTTCCAAACGACATCGAAATTGGCGGAGAAGAATTCTCCACGATTGTAATTACGGGGCCAAATACAGGGGGTAAAACAGTTACATTAAAAACAGCTGGATTATTTACATTAATGGCACAAGCAGGGTTACAAATTCCTGCTGAAGATGGCTCGGAAATGACAGTGTTTGATAACGTATACGCCGATATTGGTGATGAACAATCAATTGAGCAAAGCTTATCCACATTTTCTTCCCATATGGTCAACATTGTTGACATACTTAAGCAAGCATCAAGTGACAGCTTAGTTTTGTTTGATGAACTAGGTGCGGGTACAGACCCACAAGAAGGTGCTGCGCTGGCTATTTCTATATTAGATGAAGTTCATAATCGTGGGGCGCGTGTCATTGCAACTACACACTACCCTGAATTGAAAGCATATGGATACAATCGGGATGGTGTTATTAACGCTAGTGTTGAATTTGATATAGAATCGTTACGCCCAACCTATAGGCTGTTAATCGGTGTGCCTGGACGAAGCAATGCATTTGAAATTTCAAGACGACTTGGATTAGGAGATCATGTTATTAACCGAGCAAAAGGCCTCATAGATACGGATACAAATACGGTTGAAAATATGATTGCAGCTTTAGAGGATAATCGTCGTAAAGCGGAAGAAGAATTACAAGAAGCAGAAACGATTAGAAAGCAAGCGGAGGAGCTGCACCGTGAATTACAGCAACAAATAATAGAGTTAAATGAAAATCGAAATAAATTGTTGGAGAAGGCGGAGAAAAAAGCAAAAAATGCAGTTGAAGAGGCACAAGCCGAAGCTGAATCAATCATAAAAGAGTTAAAACGGATGAGATCACATGCACAAATTAAAGAGCATGAACTTATTGACGCAAGGAAACGTTTAGAATCAGCTGCTCCAACTTTATCAAAAAAGATACCTAAGTCCCCATCACCGGCCCAACAAAAGCGTACGTTGACCGCTGGAGATGAAGTAAAGGTACTATCTTTCAATCAAAAAGGTCATTTAATAGAAAAAGTAAATGATCGTGAATGGCAAGTACAGATGGGTATTATGAAAATGAAGGTAAAAGAAAAGGACATGGAATTTATTAGTAGTCCTACCCCTGTTGAAACAAAACCACTTGCTGCGGTAAAGGGTAAGCAATACCATGTTAGCTTAGAGCTTGATTTACGAGGAGAGCGCTATGAAGACGCCTTATTAAAGGTTGAAAAATATATTGATGACGCTCTATTAGCTGGATATCCGCGCGTTTCGATTATTCATGGAAAAGGAACAGGCGCTTTACGAAAAGGGGTGCGAGAGTACCTTGAACAGCATCGTTCTGTTAAGGGAATTCGCTATGGAGAAGCCGGTGAAGGCGGAACAGGCGTGACAATTGTCGAATTTAAATAG
- the polX gene encoding DNA polymerase/3'-5' exonuclease PolX, with the protein MAIHKKTIISLLETIAIYLELKGDNPFKISAYRKAANALEQSDKTLSEIEDFKKITGIGSGTAAVIEEFINTGRCETLEALKAEVPEGLIKLLKIPGLGGKKIAKLYKELGVDSIESLQSACEQGKVRELAGFGAKTEEKLITSIKEIGTRPDRLPIAMMLEVAVDIEQYIKSISSIQKFSRAGSLRRMRETIKDLDFIIATDNPSEVREHLLQIPKFKETIASGDTKVSVVLSYEYDISVDFRLVKLEEFATTLHHFTGSKDHNVRMRQLAKERGEKISEYGVEHSETGEVKTFNSEEEFFAHFGLTFIPPEMREDGREVDQHHEVPTLVSLHDIRGDLHMHSTWSDGAHSIEEMAIACMEKGYSFMALTDHSQYLKVANGLTPSRWREQRHEVARLNEKYAEKGFRILSGIELDILPDETLDFDDAILNEMDLVIASIHSGFSQSRDTIMRRLKRAIENYHVDIIAHPTGRLIGKRSGYDVDVDMLIELALETDTVLELNANPHRLDLSAEYVRKAQDAGVKITVNTDAHHLDMLDDMAIGVATARKGWLRKETVINTWDLDRLISFLNRNNTK; encoded by the coding sequence ATGGCTATACATAAAAAAACGATTATTTCTCTGTTAGAGACAATTGCTATATATCTTGAGCTAAAAGGTGACAATCCTTTTAAAATATCAGCATATCGTAAGGCTGCCAATGCGTTGGAGCAATCAGACAAAACTTTATCAGAAATTGAGGATTTTAAAAAAATAACGGGAATTGGGAGTGGTACAGCTGCTGTTATTGAGGAATTTATAAACACCGGCCGCTGTGAAACGTTAGAAGCATTAAAGGCTGAAGTACCAGAAGGTCTTATTAAGCTTTTAAAAATTCCAGGCTTAGGCGGGAAAAAGATCGCAAAGCTCTATAAAGAATTGGGCGTAGACAGTATTGAATCCTTGCAGAGTGCTTGTGAGCAAGGGAAGGTTCGTGAATTAGCGGGATTTGGCGCTAAAACAGAAGAGAAATTGATAACAAGTATTAAAGAGATCGGTACCCGCCCTGATCGCCTTCCTATTGCGATGATGTTAGAGGTGGCAGTAGATATCGAACAGTATATAAAAAGTATCTCAAGTATACAGAAGTTCTCAAGAGCAGGTAGCTTACGCAGGATGCGTGAGACAATAAAAGATTTAGATTTTATTATTGCGACAGATAACCCGAGTGAGGTTCGTGAGCATTTATTACAAATACCAAAATTCAAGGAAACAATTGCAAGTGGCGATACAAAAGTATCTGTTGTGTTATCCTATGAATACGATATTTCTGTTGATTTTCGCTTAGTTAAGCTAGAGGAATTTGCAACGACATTGCACCATTTTACAGGCTCAAAGGATCATAATGTTAGAATGAGGCAGCTAGCAAAAGAACGCGGCGAAAAAATTAGTGAATACGGTGTAGAGCATAGTGAAACAGGTGAGGTTAAGACGTTTAATTCAGAGGAAGAGTTTTTTGCTCATTTTGGTTTAACTTTTATTCCACCAGAGATGCGTGAGGATGGAAGAGAAGTGGATCAACATCATGAAGTCCCAACTCTAGTATCTTTGCATGATATTCGTGGCGATTTACACATGCACTCAACATGGAGTGATGGCGCACATTCTATTGAAGAAATGGCTATAGCGTGTATGGAAAAGGGTTATTCATTTATGGCTCTTACAGATCATTCACAATATCTAAAGGTAGCGAATGGATTAACTCCCTCTAGGTGGAGGGAACAACGACACGAAGTTGCCCGCTTAAATGAAAAGTATGCAGAAAAAGGATTCAGAATTTTATCTGGGATTGAGCTTGATATTCTCCCAGATGAAACGTTAGATTTTGATGATGCTATTTTAAATGAGATGGATTTAGTCATTGCTTCCATTCATTCTGGGTTTTCGCAATCTCGAGACACTATAATGCGTCGTTTGAAACGAGCCATTGAAAATTATCATGTAGATATTATTGCACATCCAACAGGTCGATTAATTGGAAAGCGAAGCGGTTACGACGTAGATGTGGACATGCTAATAGAGTTAGCTCTTGAAACTGACACGGTATTAGAGTTGAATGCAAATCCTCACCGGTTAGATTTATCAGCAGAATATGTTCGAAAAGCGCAAGACGCTGGTGTTAAAATTACAGTTAATACAGATGCCCATCATTTAGACATGCTTGATGATATGGCCATAGGTGTTGCAACAGCACGTAAAGGCTGGTTACGCAAAGAAACAGTTATTAACACGTGGGATTTAGATAGGCTAATAAGCTTCTTAAATAGAAATAACACAAAATAA
- a CDS encoding CvpA family protein, which translates to MMSIVLLVILVLGFLVGVRRGLILQLVHMTGFIIAFIIAFIYFDNLAPRLRLWIPYSTLDEESTIKFLFDTTGLDEVFYRAFAFVIIFFSVKILMQIIGSMLDFLSHLPILKQVNAWAGGILGFIEIYLIMLVFLYIVALLPLNFIQDAIQESALAKTMIQHTPIFSAIIKNLWFQYIG; encoded by the coding sequence ATGATGAGCATAGTATTACTTGTAATTCTTGTCCTTGGTTTCTTAGTTGGCGTAAGACGTGGTCTTATATTGCAGCTTGTACATATGACAGGATTTATTATTGCATTTATTATTGCATTTATTTATTTTGACAATCTTGCGCCTAGACTAAGGCTATGGATACCTTACTCTACATTAGATGAGGAAAGTACGATAAAATTTTTATTTGATACTACAGGCTTAGATGAAGTGTTTTATCGTGCATTTGCGTTTGTTATTATATTTTTCTCAGTAAAAATCCTTATGCAAATTATTGGATCAATGCTTGATTTCCTGAGTCACTTACCGATTTTAAAACAAGTGAACGCTTGGGCAGGGGGCATACTTGGGTTTATTGAAATCTATTTAATTATGCTAGTATTTTTGTATATTGTAGCTCTTCTACCTTTGAACTTTATCCAAGATGCTATACAAGAATCAGCGCTTGCAAAAACAATGATTCAGCATACACCGATATTTTCAGCAATCATCAAAAATCTTTGGTTTCAATATATCGGATAA
- the zapA gene encoding cell division protein ZapA, with amino-acid sequence MHLAEKKKLTVDIYGQTYSIVGDESTSHVRMVAAMVDDKMHELAKANPQLDINKLAVLTAVNVVHDYVKLKQEYDQIMKQIEKG; translated from the coding sequence ATGCATTTGGCAGAAAAGAAAAAACTGACAGTAGATATTTATGGACAAACATATTCCATTGTTGGTGATGAGAGTACAAGTCATGTAAGAATGGTAGCAGCTATGGTCGACGACAAAATGCATGAACTAGCGAAAGCCAACCCGCAGCTTGATATAAATAAGCTTGCTGTTTTAACAGCTGTGAACGTCGTACATGATTATGTAAAGCTTAAACAGGAATATGATCAGATTATGAAACAAATTGAAAAGGGTTGA
- the rnhC gene encoding ribonuclease HIII has protein sequence MSHVVLKVTPNILEKMSDYYKHAVTAKIPQGGVFQAKPAGCTITAYKSGKILFQGANAQQEANKWHDNSTAVSSQKKVANKANISSSLPTNFASLSVIGSDEVGTGDYFGPITVVAAFARKDDHAYLKEIGVQDSKNLNDTQIISIAKQLIKVIPYSLLILHNEKYNELQQKGLSQGVMKAKLHNKALFNVLEKISPEKPDAILIDQFVQGQTYFSHIKHEKNIVKDNVYFQTKAEGLHLSVAAASIIARYAFVREIDKLSEKAGFTIPKGAGSQVDIAASKLISKLGEQALPYYTKLHFANTEKAKRIFNQRFRPS, from the coding sequence ATGTCACACGTAGTTTTAAAAGTTACACCAAATATTTTAGAGAAAATGAGTGATTATTACAAGCATGCTGTTACCGCCAAAATCCCCCAAGGAGGCGTATTTCAAGCTAAACCAGCCGGTTGCACCATAACAGCTTATAAATCGGGTAAGATTCTTTTTCAAGGAGCTAATGCACAGCAAGAAGCAAATAAATGGCATGATAATAGTACAGCTGTTTCTTCTCAAAAAAAAGTAGCAAACAAAGCAAATATATCTTCAAGCCTACCTACTAATTTTGCAAGCCTATCGGTCATTGGATCTGATGAGGTTGGAACTGGTGATTATTTTGGCCCTATTACCGTTGTAGCAGCCTTTGCACGAAAAGATGATCATGCTTATTTAAAAGAGATTGGGGTACAGGATTCTAAAAATCTAAATGACACTCAAATTATTAGCATTGCTAAACAACTTATAAAGGTAATTCCTTACTCTTTGCTAATCTTACATAACGAGAAATATAATGAACTCCAACAAAAAGGACTTTCTCAAGGTGTCATGAAAGCTAAGCTACATAACAAGGCATTGTTTAATGTTCTTGAAAAAATATCACCTGAAAAACCGGATGCGATTCTTATAGACCAATTTGTTCAAGGTCAAACTTACTTCAGCCATATTAAACATGAAAAAAATATTGTTAAAGACAACGTATATTTCCAAACAAAGGCAGAAGGACTCCATCTATCCGTTGCAGCGGCTTCCATTATTGCTCGTTATGCTTTTGTAAGAGAAATAGATAAATTATCGGAGAAAGCAGGATTCACAATTCCTAAAGGAGCTGGCTCTCAAGTAGATATTGCCGCTAGTAAGCTTATTTCCAAATTAGGCGAACAAGCATTACCATATTACACAAAGCTTCATTTTGCTAACACGGAAAAGGCAAAGAGAATCTTCAACCAAAGATTTAGACCATCCTAA
- a CDS encoding calcium/sodium antiporter codes for MSYLLLIVGFVLLIKGADFFVDGASKIATFLNISPLIIGLTIVAFGTSSPEGTVSIIAALEGNADVAVANIVGSSIFNITLVIGLTALFNPLKVENSTIRKEIPFTLLASIAMYILILDSTTVIVSRNDGIILLLFFAVFMYYIIEAALNNKDRAPLYEIDVPTEKTSITKSIMFTLGGLLAIIFGGELVVSSSIKIALALGMSETLVGLTVVALGTSLPELITSIVAAIKKMSEIALGNIIGSNIFNLLFVLGIASVVAPLPVDTKIFTDAVILIVLTIILFLFSRSKHRISKLEGLVLTLAYIGYMTFIIIRN; via the coding sequence ATGAGCTATCTTCTTTTAATAGTTGGTTTTGTGTTACTTATTAAAGGAGCAGATTTCTTCGTAGATGGTGCTTCAAAAATTGCTACATTCCTTAATATTTCTCCACTTATTATCGGTCTAACTATTGTTGCATTTGGCACGAGTTCACCTGAAGGCACAGTGAGCATTATTGCGGCCTTGGAAGGAAATGCCGATGTGGCTGTTGCTAATATTGTAGGCAGTAGTATCTTTAATATTACTCTTGTAATTGGTTTGACGGCTTTGTTTAATCCTTTAAAAGTAGAAAACAGTACGATTCGAAAGGAAATTCCGTTTACTTTACTAGCTTCTATTGCGATGTATATTTTAATTTTAGACAGTACTACTGTAATTGTCTCACGAAATGATGGAATTATATTGCTACTATTTTTTGCTGTTTTTATGTATTACATCATTGAAGCCGCTCTCAACAATAAAGACAGAGCGCCCCTATATGAAATTGATGTACCCACCGAAAAAACATCTATAACGAAAAGTATTATGTTCACGCTTGGTGGTCTCCTAGCTATTATTTTTGGTGGCGAGCTCGTTGTAAGCAGCAGTATAAAAATTGCTTTAGCACTTGGAATGAGTGAAACGCTAGTAGGGCTGACTGTTGTGGCACTAGGAACTTCTTTACCAGAACTGATCACATCAATTGTAGCAGCTATTAAGAAAATGAGTGAAATTGCGCTTGGTAATATTATAGGAAGTAATATTTTTAATCTTCTATTCGTGTTAGGAATAGCCTCAGTCGTAGCTCCGCTTCCCGTCGATACGAAAATTTTCACAGATGCCGTCATTCTTATTGTGCTAACTATTATTTTGTTTCTTTTCTCACGATCCAAACATCGTATTTCCAAGTTAGAAGGATTAGTACTTACTCTTGCTTATATAGGATACATGACTTTTATTATAATTCGAAACTAA
- a CDS encoding toast rack family protein: MKKMLMLSGILVGTLLLGTGCNVLTFAADTQETNIVVEKDRAKQLDVQLELGAGEMTVTAGADDWVDGVITFNHDNLEPKVSYRLSGDTGKLKINQPDKQINMGNIKNKWDLKLSDNVPVALQVESGASETNLNLQGLQLEELDVNAGVGNITINLNDNWKESFKANIDAGVGNVTLILPEDVGVKITTEKGIGSMDFKGFISEGNGVYVNKAYETADVVITIDANMGVGNLTFQLAN, encoded by the coding sequence ATGAAAAAAATGTTAATGTTAAGTGGTATATTAGTTGGAACTTTACTATTAGGAACAGGATGCAATGTGTTAACGTTTGCTGCTGATACACAAGAAACAAATATTGTAGTGGAAAAAGATCGCGCCAAACAATTGGATGTACAGTTAGAGCTAGGTGCAGGTGAGATGACAGTTACAGCTGGAGCAGATGACTGGGTTGATGGAGTCATCACATTTAATCATGATAATCTTGAGCCGAAGGTATCGTACCGATTGTCAGGTGATACTGGTAAATTAAAAATCAATCAACCAGATAAACAGATAAATATGGGTAACATCAAAAATAAATGGGATTTAAAATTATCAGATAATGTGCCAGTAGCATTACAAGTTGAGTCGGGAGCATCTGAGACGAATCTTAATTTACAAGGATTACAGTTAGAAGAACTTGATGTGAATGCGGGTGTAGGCAATATTACGATAAATTTAAATGACAACTGGAAAGAAAGCTTTAAAGCAAATATCGATGCGGGAGTTGGGAATGTAACTCTGATTTTACCAGAAGATGTAGGAGTAAAAATAACAACTGAAAAGGGCATTGGTTCGATGGACTTCAAAGGCTTTATATCTGAAGGGAACGGCGTGTACGTTAATAAAGCATATGAAACTGCTGATGTTGTTATTACGATTGATGCAAACATGGGTGTAGGGAACCTTACATTCCAGTTAGCGAACTAA
- the pheT gene encoding phenylalanine--tRNA ligase subunit beta: protein MFVSYKWLQEYVDLTGITTHELAEKITRSGIEVEGVEAVAVRDEKIVVGYVMERDQHPNADKLSRCLVDTGDGEPKQIICGAPNVAQGQKVIVATPGARLPGGIKIKKAKLRGEESNGMICSLQELGIEGKLVAKEYSEGIFVFPSDAEIGRNAIDQLELDDEVLELGLTPNRADALNMIGVAYEVAAILDRDVKWPTIELAESNEKASDYITLKIEANEDNPLYVARVVKNVKVAPSPLWLQARLMKAGIRPINNVVDITNFVLLEYGQPLHAFDYEKLGTKEILVRCAKDGETITTLDDQERKLTSDHLVITNGTEPVALAGVMGGANSEVDSMTTTVLIESAVFTSATIRKAVKDFGLRSEASTRFEKGIDPTRTRAAADRAAQLMALYANGEVVGGVVEVDTLQVEEKRVSISVERMNNILGTALTADVMSDIFKRLQFNFSVDNDVFRVNVPLRRPDITIEEDLVEEIARLYGYDVIESTLPVGEGTPGRLSEYQSKRRQIRNFLEGVGLYQATTYSLTSKERAKQFALEVGEAIPLAMPMSEERSTLRLSLIPHLLDAVKYNQARQMDSLALYEVGKVFIGNDNDELPLEKERLASIITGSWHDHEWQGEKKSVDFFVAKGIVEGLLEKLNILNSVRFEAATREGMHPGRTANILIGDELVGYIGQLHPDVQSSYDLTDTYVFELSLDAVLHTDVSDISYEPISRYPSITRDIALVVDEAVSAGNLRDVIINAGGSLLTKVSLFDLYQGEHMEVGKKSVAFSLVYLNRERTLTDEEVTKAHDKVLQALETELGATLRK from the coding sequence ATGTTCGTTTCATATAAATGGTTACAAGAATACGTCGATTTAACAGGCATTACGACTCATGAGCTAGCAGAAAAAATAACTCGTAGTGGTATTGAAGTAGAAGGTGTTGAGGCAGTCGCAGTTCGTGATGAGAAAATTGTAGTTGGGTATGTAATGGAGCGCGACCAGCATCCTAATGCTGACAAATTAAGCAGATGTCTTGTTGATACAGGAGATGGAGAGCCAAAGCAAATTATTTGTGGTGCTCCTAATGTAGCGCAAGGACAAAAGGTAATCGTTGCAACCCCAGGAGCAAGACTTCCAGGCGGTATTAAAATAAAAAAAGCTAAGCTTCGCGGTGAAGAATCAAACGGTATGATTTGCTCACTTCAAGAGCTTGGAATCGAAGGGAAGCTAGTAGCTAAGGAGTATAGTGAGGGGATTTTCGTTTTTCCGAGCGACGCTGAGATTGGACGTAATGCTATTGATCAGCTAGAGCTTGATGATGAAGTGTTAGAATTAGGTTTAACACCAAATCGTGCAGATGCTCTAAACATGATTGGAGTCGCGTATGAAGTGGCGGCAATTCTCGATCGTGACGTAAAATGGCCGACTATAGAACTAGCAGAATCCAATGAGAAAGCAAGCGACTACATTACATTAAAAATTGAAGCGAATGAAGATAATCCTCTGTATGTAGCGCGTGTTGTGAAAAATGTAAAGGTTGCACCATCACCTTTATGGCTTCAAGCTAGACTTATGAAAGCTGGTATTCGCCCAATCAACAACGTAGTTGATATTACAAACTTTGTTCTTCTTGAATATGGTCAACCGTTACATGCATTTGACTATGAAAAACTAGGAACAAAGGAAATATTAGTACGTTGTGCTAAAGACGGAGAAACAATCACAACCCTCGATGACCAAGAGCGTAAATTAACGAGTGATCATTTAGTTATTACGAATGGAACTGAACCCGTTGCGCTAGCAGGTGTCATGGGTGGAGCCAACTCTGAAGTAGACAGTATGACAACAACAGTATTAATTGAGTCGGCTGTATTCACAAGTGCAACGATTCGTAAAGCTGTTAAGGACTTTGGCCTTCGTAGTGAAGCAAGCACTCGCTTTGAAAAAGGTATTGATCCAACTCGTACGCGTGCAGCTGCGGACCGAGCAGCGCAACTTATGGCACTATACGCAAATGGTGAAGTCGTTGGGGGAGTTGTTGAAGTCGATACACTACAAGTTGAAGAAAAGCGTGTATCTATTTCAGTTGAACGTATGAACAACATCCTTGGAACGGCACTAACAGCGGACGTAATGAGTGATATTTTCAAGCGTCTTCAATTTAACTTCTCAGTAGATAACGATGTGTTCCGTGTTAATGTGCCATTACGTCGCCCTGATATTACAATTGAGGAAGACTTGGTTGAAGAAATTGCTAGACTGTATGGCTACGATGTAATTGAATCAACACTTCCTGTTGGAGAAGGTACACCTGGTCGCCTTTCTGAGTATCAATCCAAACGTCGCCAAATTCGTAACTTCCTTGAAGGTGTGGGGCTTTATCAGGCAACAACATATTCCTTAACTAGTAAGGAACGTGCGAAGCAGTTTGCACTCGAAGTAGGGGAAGCTATTCCTTTAGCAATGCCGATGAGTGAAGAACGCAGTACGTTACGCTTGAGCTTAATTCCACACTTATTGGATGCTGTAAAGTATAATCAGGCAAGACAAATGGACTCTTTAGCACTGTACGAAGTAGGTAAAGTATTTATAGGCAATGATAATGATGAATTACCTCTTGAAAAAGAAAGACTAGCAAGTATCATTACAGGCTCTTGGCATGATCATGAATGGCAAGGTGAGAAGAAATCGGTGGATTTCTTTGTTGCTAAAGGTATTGTCGAAGGGTTATTGGAAAAGCTTAACATATTAAACAGTGTTCGTTTTGAGGCAGCTACACGCGAAGGGATGCACCCTGGACGTACAGCAAATATTTTAATCGGTGATGAGCTAGTTGGTTATATCGGTCAATTGCACCCAGATGTTCAAAGCAGTTATGATTTAACAGATACGTATGTGTTCGAACTATCTCTTGATGCTGTGTTACATACAGATGTCTCTGATATCTCGTATGAACCAATTTCTAGATATCCTTCTATTACACGTGATATAGCACTTGTTGTTGACGAAGCTGTATCAGCAGGTAATCTGCGTGATGTGATCATAAATGCTGGGGGCTCTCTACTAACAAAAGTATCACTGTTTGATTTATATCAAGGAGAGCATATGGAAGTTGGCAAAAAGTCAGTAGCATTCTCCCTTGTTTACTTAAATCGCGAACGTACTCTTACAGATGAAGAAGTTACAAAGGCTCATGACAAAGTACTTCAAGCACTTGAAACAGAACTTGGTGCTACTTTACGTAAATAA